The Apodemus sylvaticus chromosome 5, mApoSyl1.1, whole genome shotgun sequence genome has a segment encoding these proteins:
- the LOC127686445 gene encoding zinc finger protein 120-like: protein MLETYRNLTAIGYIWEEHTIEDHFHTSRSHGRHERSSTGEQPSEFIQCGKACAYQCHTQRHKRTHNGEKPHECKQCGKAFAERSNLKNHKRTHVGKRSYECNQCGKAFAKMGDLRRPKRMHTGEKPYECNQCGKAFAEVSGLGYHKQTHRGEKPYECNQSLCSKELHPKT, encoded by the exons ATGCTAGAGACCTATAGGAATCTCACAGCTATAG GCTACATTTGGGAAGAACatactattgaagaccattttcaTACTTCTAGAAGTCAtggaag GCATGAAAGAAGTTCTACTGGAGAGCAACCATCTGAGTTTattcagtgtggtaaagcctgtGCATATCAGTGCCATACtcaaaggcacaaaagaacacataatggagagaaaccccatgaatgtaaacaatgtggtaaagcctttgcagaaAGGAGTAACctcaaaaatcataaaagaacacatgtaGGAAAGAGatcctatgaatgtaaccaatgtggtaaagcctttgccaaAATGGGTGACCTCCGAAGGCCTAAACGAAtgcatacaggagagaaaccctatgaatgtaaccaatgtggtaaagcctttgcagaaGTCAGTGGTCTTGGAtatcataaacaaacacatagaggagagaaaccctatgaatgtaaccaaagCCTTTGCAGTAAAGAGTTGcatccaaagacataa